CCGTATGGCTTACCTCAAGTTCTTCGAAAATTATTCTTTGGAACAGCTCAATCGCATTCCCGAAGGCTTCAGCAATAACCTGATCTGGAATATCGGGCACATCATTGCCACACAGCATAAATTGATTTACATCGGATCGGGGGTAGAGGGACATATCCCCGAGGAGGTGTTTATAAACTACCAATCCGGAACACGGCCGAAAGCGCTTGTATCACAACAGGAAGCAGATCTGCTTAAAAGATTGCTGTTCGAGCAGATTGAACCGACCATCCGTGATTTTAATAATAAGGAGTTTGTTCGTTATCAGGAACGCACAACCGGAACAGGCTTTCACTTAACCTCCATATACGATGCCTTCGAATGGAATAATTTTCATGAAGGACTGCATTTGGGGTATATGATGAGCATTAGAAAGTTTATTGCGTTGGATTAATGCTTACGATAAGGACTTATTTTGACCCCTCATGTTGAAGTTCCAGTGACAATGAATCACCAAGGGACAAAGTCCTGGATATTGGTACCGGAGCAGGTAAAATCTGCCGTGTTTGCGGGCATGTGATTATTGTCTCAATCTTTGGCGGAAGATGGATTAAGCCCAGCAACTTATTCGTGCTGGGCTTCGTACTGCTGTTATTTTCTTACACAGCGGACATTAAATCCATAATTGCCACCATAAGCCCGCAATGCTTTTGTCTGATAGCGTATAGAA
The Sphingobacterium multivorum genome window above contains:
- a CDS encoding DinB family protein — its product is MDSLFRAWQTSRMAYLKFFENYSLEQLNRIPEGFSNNLIWNIGHIIATQHKLIYIGSGVEGHIPEEVFINYQSGTRPKALVSQQEADLLKRLLFEQIEPTIRDFNNKEFVRYQERTTGTGFHLTSIYDAFEWNNFHEGLHLGYMMSIRKFIALD